A genomic region of Arachis hypogaea cultivar Tifrunner chromosome 5, arahy.Tifrunner.gnm2.J5K5, whole genome shotgun sequence contains the following coding sequences:
- the LOC112801205 gene encoding uncharacterized protein, whose product MYYLLKTEASEWSWEDQAANGGITKWDGVKNRQAQNYLKSMSLHDLCFFYHSGNKARRIVGVVTVVRQWYQEGDAGGAVDVKAVGEMRRPVDLKEIKGDPEMKGFALFRQPRLSVVPVSDHIWNKICALGGGYEGDAHAAASPI is encoded by the coding sequence ATGTACTATCTACTGAAAACAGAGGCGTCTGAGTGGTCGTGGGAGGACCAAGCAGCCAACGGAGGCATAACCAAGTGGGATGGAGTCAAGAACAGGCAGGCCCAGAACTACCTCAAGTCCATGTCCCTCCACGATCTCTGCTTCTTCTACCACTCCGGCAACAAGGCCCGCCGCATCGTCGGAGTTGTCACAGTGGTGCGCCAGTGGTACCAAGAGGGGGACGCCGGGGGTGCTGTCGATGTCAAGGCGGTGGGAGAGATGCGGAGGCCGGTGGACCTCAAGGAGATCAAAGGGGATCCTGAGATGAAAGGCTTCGCTCTCTTCAGGCAGCCTAGGCTCTCAGTTGTGCCCGTGTCCGACCACATCTGGAACAAAATCTGTGCGCTCGGAGGCGGCTATGAAGGTGACGCTCACGCTGCTGCGTCACCGATTTGA